From Humisphaera borealis, the proteins below share one genomic window:
- a CDS encoding DUF481 domain-containing protein encodes MRGLFKTLAVIAVGGAFSSAALADEIVFKNGDKLTGKIVSAEDGKLKIKSTVAGTVEVDLADVKTFASDAPVSIKLKDGTIIKQQVAAADKAGEVAVKPGAVAAQNVPIESIKSINQKETWTGSLVAGGLITRGNSNTEAINIAIDATRRTDNDRLNLNGQYLFGRQEDPTTGEKSTSTDNWRIGAKYDYFFNEKFYAFGSFGVEKDRIANLDIRLTPAVGVGYQWIEKKDFNFSTEAGLAYVYEDYAGEDANENISLKLAYHVDKKLREGVSVFHNLTFYPSIESISDYYLLTDAGIRAELTDNFFTEFKVEFKYDATPAIDSSRSDLRYILGVGWTF; translated from the coding sequence ATGCGCGGATTGTTCAAGACCCTGGCCGTTATCGCGGTCGGCGGAGCCTTCTCGTCGGCGGCGCTGGCGGACGAAATCGTGTTCAAGAACGGGGATAAACTGACCGGCAAGATCGTCTCGGCCGAAGACGGCAAGCTGAAGATCAAGTCGACGGTCGCCGGCACTGTTGAAGTGGATCTCGCGGACGTCAAGACCTTTGCTTCGGACGCACCGGTGTCGATCAAGCTCAAGGACGGCACGATCATCAAGCAGCAGGTGGCCGCCGCCGACAAGGCCGGCGAAGTCGCCGTGAAGCCCGGCGCGGTTGCCGCGCAGAATGTTCCCATCGAGTCGATCAAGTCGATCAACCAGAAGGAAACCTGGACGGGCAGTCTCGTCGCCGGCGGCCTGATCACGCGCGGCAACAGCAACACCGAGGCGATCAACATCGCGATCGACGCAACCCGCCGCACCGACAACGACCGGCTCAATCTTAACGGCCAGTACCTCTTCGGCCGGCAGGAAGACCCGACGACCGGCGAGAAATCGACGAGCACCGACAACTGGCGCATCGGCGCGAAGTACGACTACTTCTTCAACGAGAAGTTCTACGCGTTCGGCAGCTTCGGCGTCGAGAAGGACCGCATCGCCAACCTCGACATCCGCCTGACGCCTGCCGTCGGTGTGGGTTACCAGTGGATTGAAAAGAAGGACTTCAACTTCTCGACCGAAGCCGGTCTGGCGTACGTCTACGAAGATTACGCCGGCGAAGACGCCAACGAGAACATCAGCCTGAAGCTGGCTTACCACGTGGACAAGAAGCTTCGCGAAGGCGTCAGCGTCTTCCACAACCTGACGTTCTACCCGAGCATCGAGAGCATCAGCGATTACTACCTGCTGACCGATGCCGGCATCCGCGCCGAGCTGACCGACAATTTCTTCACCGAGTTCAAGGTCGAGTTCAAGTACGACGCCACCCCGGCGATCGATTCCAGCCGCAGCGACCTGCGGTACATCCTGGGCGTCGGCTGGACGTTCTGA